The genomic interval TCATTACTGATATTGGACAGCACTGAAGGCTGTGAGCTCTTCCCTTGATCTGCATTTGGAATAGATAGCCCTTCCAATGGATTCTTTGGTAATGATGCTCTTGCAGAGGGCTCCGACAAGGTGTCTTTTTTTGGCACTGAGCATTCTACTAATACCCGAGCAGGCTGAACAGATGCTGACTTCAAATGAGTTTCCTTTGACAACCCACCATTTACTGCAGCCTTATGCCTTGCAGCTGCAGAAGAGTCAGTACCATGTCCTCCATTCTGAGTTGGACAACTTTGTGGGTGATCCTTTGGTGGTTGGCTCACAATAGAACATGTTTTATTTCCATTGACATTagctttcaaattttctttctgaAAAACATCAGTGGGTTTTCTCGGAACAATATTCTTTCGATCACGAACATAAAACAACATGTAAGCCTTCTGTTCTAGAACGGACCGCTCATTAACTTGGACAACctgttaaatgaaattatggcAATCAATCCACAATTTCATACCCTAGAAGACTGAAGGAGAACATGAGACCGCAAAGAATCATGCACTCACATCTTCAGTAATATCCccattgaaagaaaattttaaagtgaaCTCAATTATTCTAAATAGCAGCCTAATCTTTTGAGGGGAAGGTTTGAAAGTATGTAAACTAAATAATGTTTAATGCTTAAAGCAAGTTCTTTGTTCAAGTAACAAATCATTTTTACACATTAAACAATCTTCATTTAACCCAACATCTTTCACTGCTCTGTTTCTTTCACAAAAGATGTAGAGAGGATGAAGGGGTGGGTGTTCTTTCGATCAAAGTAGAATCATAGTCCTCATCTACCAGAACTAGAAATAAGAAAGAAGAGCATGAACCAGCAtttcaaaactaaaaatgGCAGAGGGAGACCACCAATACCCGATTGTCATCAAGGGAGTACCACATGCCACTGGATGTACGAACAAAGCAGTAATAGTGGCCGGAATGGGTGCTCCAACCATGGTGCACCAGAACACCATAAAGTGTATACTTCAAATCTCCTTCCTGCAAGCAAAAGAAATACCAATCactaacaaaaaagaaatccagACAAATGATCAGAAATGTAATTTcacataataaatatttacaatcaaagcAACAGACCACAAGACAACTAGACGACTCAAATTCACCCCGGAGGGTGGCACTTGTGTGAAACATAAATACACATGCAAGGCTATCTTTGTCATTTGTGTTATACCCCTACTGATTGGTGGAACCCACCTCTTAAGGGTTTAACACTTTTGTTTTCCCTCAGCCACCACCTTGGCATAAAGTTTTCAACTAATTCTTCCCagtgtaattaaaattttcaaattctatcCCACATCATTTTCCAATCTACCACTCAACCAAAATTGTCAACTGACATTGTCAAATCgcagaagaaaaaataacatgaGATATAAAccaaacaatcaaaataatttgaaatagaaaGCAAATGCCAAAGCTTCTTGAATATGGATTGAagttaattcattttttatagccaagaatttcaaattatacACATAAATAACAgccaacaataataaaaagtgCACTCACATAGGATCCACTGACAAAAGGTTTCATGTCTAATGTAGAACCAAACTGAACTTTCTTGTCATTCTTCTGTCCCGGATCATGTGCACGAAATCTTTTTAAGTGTATGGTGAGCACATAAGGTGCCTTGTATACCGTGAGCTGCTTGAGAGCCCTAACTTTCTGCTTGCATCGTTGGCAATGATACTCCTTCTCCCCTCCATCTAACAGTTCTGCAGCAGTGAAGTTGTTGAGGGCTTTAAGGACAGAATCTGCCTTGGCTATTTCAAGACTTAAATCTAGAAAGGGATCAAATTTGTTGGAACAGTAAGAGCATTGCGTGCATTTGACCTGCATGGTCAACAAGAATCCACTCAATATCATGACAGAGAAAATTTAACTTTCCTGCCACTTCCCACAGCAAAACTGAGGCCCAGTAATATGCCACCTAGAAGCAAGAATATTTTACCTGACTACGTAAACGACCACCGAAGATCTTGTGTACCAAACTCTTCTCATAGGCATTTGCAGATTCACTTGGCACTCCTGAAGGTAAGCAGCATTTATGCATTGATTCCAGCAAGTTCACCATATACTCATGGGCATCCTCTTGTCTAGAATTTCGGAAGTTTCGAGATATGCCTATTTACTTGTCAAGGACTTCAAATTCTAGGATGCACATAACAAGACAATGGCTTACtgaaattagtaaaaacaatTATCAAGCTGAAATCATGCATCCTTATCAGAAATcaacaaattgaaaagataccatttccaaaaataacaaacataatttatttaaaaaaagaaaaaacagataACTTCTACAGCAACCTCATCAGCATCCAAGAGAGGGTGTCAAAGAGAAATCACTGTCAAAACTGAACTTATGTAAACACATCAACACCCTAAaccaaaaaagggaaaaaccaaaaagtgtaattttttaaataagaaaactgAAACAGTAACCTCATCCTTGTTcaatgaaaaaggaaagaaacaaTCTAGAAAAAGATAACAAAATCATCTACAAGCTGGCAAAGAGAATTATTCTTTCCCACCCAAATAAATGCACAACAAGAAAACTAacatccaaaaagaaaaaaagggaaaaattcattcaaagaattgacaaaaaagaaaacatttaaaaaattaataacaacaagATATCCGAATGAAAAATATGTAAGGATACAGCGCAAGTTTGAGACAAGATCCTTGGGTGCTAATATTCTCCCAGTTGCTTGTAGAGCACGACTAACATGTTTCTGGATGGCACATAAGGCGCAGAACCCAGCAATATGACCTTTATAAATCAATGAAAGAGGATcagaaaagaataattatatcatttacaATTAGTGCATAGGATAAGTAAAGgcacaataaaataaaaataaacgaCCAAATCAGAATGACTATATATCCAAGaggagcttttttttttttaaatgataataataataataataataaattattattattattattattatttgccTAATGGCAACCAAATCCTCCTCCCACCCATTTGTGTGGGTTGAAACCCCAAATCTCTTGTTTTCAACCCAAAGAGATTTTACCGGCTACACAAGGTGGCACCCACGAAAAGGAGAAGTCCAATTGCTATCTTATAGATCACAATCATCTAATCCTTCTTTTATTCTAATTGATTGTATCAATACATCAAAAGCTTACTCATTGTGACATTACATAAACAACCGAACAGAACTATTCCTATGTGTTCAAATGATGAGTTGAATGGCTACATTATTGAACATGATCATATAAACCTTCTTCATACACTTAATTGTTTGTatctacaaataaaatctttttcatTGAGACATTACCAAAACCACTGAACCTTTTAGGTCCTTGAAGAGTATTGAGCTACAAAACATCCATAAGAGCTCAATAACAAATCCAAATTCATTCTCAAGACACAAACATAACAAATTCAAATGCACCTATACATACAATTTTGATGTAAAAAATGCATGtctgtataattttattgcgCATATTGAGAGGAGTAATAGATGAAATGAAGTGGAGCAGAAGAAAGCTACTTACAAGAACTTTGATGTTTGCCACTCTGCAAGTATGCTGCTAGAGGCTCTGTATATGTCAGACACTGCAACACTGAATTAAGAAAACAAGTATTTCCAAGATTTTCAAGACCAGCACCCTGTAAGTCATACACACCATCATCACAGTTACTTTTGGATAACTTCAGTGTAAATTCAATGTCCTACGATCAAGCAACTACAACTTAAAACTCAATAATATCTTCGTAAACAATTTAGACAAGTTTCAACCAAAAGTACAGCAGAATCAAATCCCAAAAGGATGTTCTCAACAAGAACACGGAATTCGAAACGGTATTTCAGCTTCCATAAGTAAAGAGATCAACTAAGTAACAGAAACCAAACTGTAGTGTAATCAAAACGTATACTAATAATCAAGATCATAGAGAACTTTCATCCATTGAGTgttttaacaaacaaaattagacAAAACACAAGCCAAACAGAGTTTTTAGCACGTCTTAAACATcaagatatcaaattaaacaaacgaaaatagaaaaagaaatcaacaaATATGACTATATAACAGAGAGGAAACAACAGTTTCAGCAGAAGGAAAATCCAAGCTTTATGGAGCTAACAACTCACAATTCTACGAAACGTAGTGCCAAAGCTGAGTTCAGGATCCAACCCATTGTCCCAAAGCTCTGAGCCGTCCACTTTCTTAGCCTGATGACCCGACCCGGGCTTTGTGTGATCCGAACTACTGCTGGGGTTTAGCGTCTCGAGCTTGAAATCTCCACCATCATCACCACCGCCATTACTGAACCCAGAAAAGGGCTTTCTGGCTGGATGAAACTCGATCCTTCTTTGCAATGACATCGTGAAAGATCCCAACCCAGAATCTGAAATCGCCTCGACTTTCACCCCGGTCATCAAATTCTccatttatcttatttttgaattaaaaaagattcaatttttattatcgAAGCTAACGAATTTGGAACTAATAGATAAACCCCCGagtttagatttattttgtggTGAATGGTAAAGGCTTAAGCAGAGCGCTGTTTCGGCTTCTGCGAAAGAGAGGGACAAGATGAGTACAAGAGGGAGTATTAAACCCTACAAGAGGCCTACTTTTgtcatttcatattttgtgtgTGTTTATTTCTCTCCTTCACTCggcttatttaattaagtaatttaatataaatagacaaatttgtcttttttggAGAGTCGAGTCCAGTCCAGTGCAGATGACAAAATCTCAATTATTGTTTTAGAGTatctctaaaattttttattaattttatttttaaaatatttatttatttatttatgtgataaataaaagagtaaaaaaaattattatctaaaagactcttaaaatagaaataaattaatattattttaatcaaataattatttttttaagagaaaaatcaatagcaattaaagcacttctctctctttctctaataaaaaataataaaatataaattaaagagagagaaattaactCTCTAAATTTAAAGGTAGAGAATCATCTcttgtttaaaaaatcttaattagagTATTTTTTGGAgccttaaatattaatatgactcttcaaataaataataaaatctaatttaaagAACCTTTTGGTGATGCTATTACAATAAGAGTATAAGACAATATTAAAGTATTGAATCGTCGCGAcgcattattatttttaaaaataaattgttgtaCTCGATGATCTTGTGCTTGCTTTATTAAGGGCGGTTAGATAATTGCCatcttttaagattttaatacCATAAACCTTTTTAAATGGAGTACTGAATGCAGCATGCAGTGTATATTTGAATGACTCAAAAAATTGTACAGCATctcaattaatttcaaaataaattcttatcTCAAAAATCTCGGAATAACATCCAAAGACATAAATTAAATGACTTAAATTCTATAGCGTAGTGATGTGGGAATGATGAGAATAGAACATCATGAGAGAATCAAGAAACAAATCGAAATTAAGTTTGATTAATTCGATAGGCATTAGTGCTCTCACTAGACGAACTGTATAACGGGAACACACAACTCTACGGAACACACATAGGACTACGCCCaccaaatcaaaaccctaatcTTCAAAAGAAAACTAAGCAAGCTTGAGCAAAAGAAATCTACACACGGGACAAGAATCCTCCTTTGACAGCCACTGAGAAACACAAATTCCATGAAAGATATGCTTGCAAGCGGCTCTCACAGCCTCCATGCCATCCGAAATCCCCTGGAGACAAATCTGACAGGATTTATTCTCCAACATTTCATCTCCCCGAAACACAAACATCTCCAGTCCAGGTTCGGGTTTCACTTCAACCAAACCAACAGGTTCATCGATCACAATCGGTTGTGTTGGGATTTTGTTCCGAACACCTAGATAGCGTTTCATAAGATCTACCAGAGCTATCAGGTCAGGACTGTAATTCAATTTCGTATCAGTCTTCCCTTTCCAGATATCAGGTTCACAATCACTGTAACATTCATCAGATGATGATAATGGCTCAGGATAAAGAATCAAACAATCATTAACATTGTTGATATTATAATGATCAGCTGGAGCAAACTCGACAAGCCTTGTTCTCTGAACGTGGACGGCTGTTACTGTCAGAGGACTCAGTGGGGGCCTTTCAATATCCGGGTCCGGGGATTTTGAGCGACAAGGAAAGCGGTAGTGACAAAAAAGAGGTAACCAGATATTTGACCCGATAAAAAATGAGCGGATTCTGGAGGAAACTGATCAGTTGATAGAAGCAAATCCTTAAGCATTGGCTGAAAGGAGTCTCGGAAATCTAAGTGATGAAGATGGAAAGGGATGACTCTACGAACCCACGGGGGTTCTTCAACAACATCGGATTTTCCAGGGAATCTTTTGGTGATGAAATTCTCAGTTGTTAGAGTAAGAAGTCCGAGACGGAGCAAGTGCTTTGACCTCGTAAGCATCTTTTCGTTCCACCTGAAGACTCGTGTGCTTGTGGCCCTTGCTTTCTCGTCCTTGAAACTCACCATTgttgcaaaattaaatatcaagcTTTCAACTTGTGCGCATACATAGAATTGAAAGATGTTTGCGTTGAATAGGGAAAAGGAATTTGAGACAAATAAGTAATCCTTATGCCATATTACCTGCGTAATAATCCGAGATAAGAGTCCTTCAAAAACGTTACATCCTcgattttgacttttgagaAACCATTTTTAGATCGCTTTTCcagtgataataataataaccgaaaaattacaatttacataaaattatttttaaagtttgtatAAAGAACATTGCAAATAATCAAACACTCTGACGGAGGAATGAGCaagttgaaataaaaaatttgcaaattatattgatatcctttgagattattattatttttttttcagtcaGTTGTAACGTGATATCTTTAATGGGTTAGGCAAGTATTAAGATAGccttacaataaaaatatcatatgaTTTGTTATCtgtctttaatttatttcaataaaatttctctGATTTATTGtgattcaaccaaaaaaatatatatgtagcTATTTTGAATCCATTAAATTCCTCTTCgcacttattttaaaaaattaattaatcattaaaattttgaaatttaaaatctcaaaattaccCTCCATCAatcactttctctctctaccttgtaattgaaaattttctcctTATTCTTACATTCTACAAACTAAACACttaatttcactttcttttgaattcattttttggtttttcttaGTACACCTTGACATATATTTGATACTTtctatacataaaaaatttttatcttgatATTTATTAGCTCTTttgtatgattaaaatttatttttttaatattcaataacttttatggctaataaaaatttgttgatgttCATTTCTAAATGGTGAATTTTGTTCCTCTTAATTATTtgcaactaaaaaaatatctagATGAATTGATGggaatttgtaaaattaagaagagaaaaaaaaagaaagggtcatttaagtaattttttcaaaaaattgtttagataataaaatgctTAAATTAAAAGTGGgtgtaaagagaaaatttgtgggttcaaatagcttcattaaaaaaaaagggaaaatgacaCAGAGACCCCCAACATTTGAATAAGGGACACAAAATCCcctaatgtttcaaaaaagacacaCAGTCCCCCATTGGTTAACAGAAACCGTTtcttttaatagaaattataattttaaagtgcaattaccattatacccttatgacatattaaaaaataattgttcattATCCAATTTATccctatattattaataaaatctccAATAAACCGGACAAATTAAGAACTCTGTTCATCAAACAAccataaacaacaaaaaaaaaaaatctcgtaatcatttatttatattcttgcACATAAATCACATATGCATCAAACATGCTAGAGAagttaatttagtaaaaaaaaatgaaaattaaagagaaaaaataggTTTTAAGAGAATTGAACCATGGATTCCACAAGCAAGAGTAGCAACCAAATGCAAGCACAAGCAACAGCCAAACGCGAGATTCCACAAGCAAGAGCAGCAACCAAACGCGAGCACAAGCAGCAGCCACACGCGAGATTCCACAAGCAAGAGCAGCAACCAAACGCGAGCACAAGCAG from Citrus sinensis cultivar Valencia sweet orange chromosome 9, DVS_A1.0, whole genome shotgun sequence carries:
- the LOC102631348 gene encoding ubiquitin carboxyl-terminal hydrolase 23, with the translated sequence MENLMTGVKVEAISDSGLGSFTMSLQRRIEFHPARKPFSGFSNGGGDDGGDFKLETLNPSSSSDHTKPGSGHQAKKVDGSELWDNGLDPELSFGTTFRRIGAGLENLGNTCFLNSVLQCLTYTEPLAAYLQSGKHQSSCHIAGFCALCAIQKHVSRALQATGRILAPKDLVSNLRCISRNFRNSRQEDAHEYMVNLLESMHKCCLPSGVPSESANAYEKSLVHKIFGGRLRSQVKCTQCSYCSNKFDPFLDLSLEIAKADSVLKALNNFTAAELLDGGEKEYHCQRCKQKVRALKQLTVYKAPYVLTIHLKRFRAHDPGQKNDKKVQFGSTLDMKPFVSGSYEGDLKYTLYGVLVHHGWSTHSGHYYCFVRTSSGMWYSLDDNRVVQVNERSVLEQKAYMLFYVRDRKNIVPRKPTDVFQKENLKANVNGNKTCSIVSQPPKDHPQSCPTQNGGHGTDSSAAARHKAAVNGGLSKETHLKSASVQPARVLVECSVPKKDTLSEPSARASLPKNPLEGLSIPNADQGKSSQPSVLSNISNDFPHNTENNAIAATAYVNYSKESGGSKNDMEISLATLPNCNETQTFASKLVNESSQKINLVSNDSNDKKLKGISNMPLSGNSTDKWLKKSDLMKLPNEPRSEKQVGDNYNNGVACNSPNEKAEDNCQAMGLESVELSTASVLKNESLPVKPSDCVPKRKLKKLPKCQIKNMAIGLKFFRTSLGLRMKKHKKSKRRTLVPRSFSKELLSERDCSPSSVGPSNSDNTSRISRSSFHSRKKLANGIALKNAKTSNGDSSMNGIDGELRERNNLNGAVLATDQQLPKYSDSVSEANQQDAVELGALKDGRKDALLEGMSMLTRGLEETTIARWDGIDLHPHNVESNGTESVSIGYVLDDWDEEYDQGKRKKLRQNRHSFGGPNPFQEIAAKKTRLKKAKLSYASSADQPFRI